In Saccharicrinis fermentans DSM 9555 = JCM 21142, a genomic segment contains:
- the sufB gene encoding Fe-S cluster assembly protein SufB, with translation MVEDQDKILEEVTGNEYKYGFSSDIETETIPKGLSEDVVRLISAKKKEPEWMLEYRLKAYAYWKTMEQPEWAKLKIPAIDFQDIIYYAAPKQKPQLDSLDDVDPELKATFDKLGIPLEEQKILSGVAVDAVMDSISVKTTFKETLAEKGIIFCSFSEAVQEYPDLVKKYMGSVVPYTDNFFGALNNAVFSDGSFVFIPKGVRCPIELSTYFRINAMNTGQFERTLIVAEEDSYVSYLEGCTAPQRDENQLHAAIVEIVTMDRAEVKYSTVQNWYPGDKNGKGGIYNFVTKRALCKGDYSKVMWTQVETGSAITWKYPSCILMGNHSVGEFYSVAVTNNYQQADTGTKMIHIGKNTRSVIVSKGVSAGKSQNSYRGLVRVNKKAENARNFSQCDSLLMGDECGAHTFPYLEINNNSAIVEHEATTSKIGEDQIFYCNTRGLSTEDAVGLIVNGYVKEVINQLPMEFAVEAQKLLQISLEGSVG, from the coding sequence ATGGTAGAAGATCAAGATAAAATATTAGAAGAAGTTACCGGTAACGAATATAAATACGGTTTCAGTAGCGATATTGAAACAGAAACTATTCCCAAAGGATTAAGCGAAGATGTTGTTCGCCTGATATCGGCCAAGAAGAAAGAACCCGAGTGGATGCTTGAGTACAGATTAAAAGCCTATGCATACTGGAAAACGATGGAACAACCAGAGTGGGCAAAACTAAAGATTCCTGCGATCGACTTTCAGGACATCATATATTATGCTGCTCCCAAACAGAAGCCACAATTAGATAGTTTGGACGATGTTGATCCCGAACTAAAAGCGACATTCGACAAACTAGGGATTCCGTTGGAAGAACAGAAAATTCTTTCCGGAGTAGCCGTTGATGCTGTAATGGATAGTATTTCGGTTAAAACTACCTTTAAGGAGACCCTCGCTGAAAAGGGAATTATCTTCTGTAGTTTTAGTGAAGCAGTGCAAGAATATCCCGACTTGGTAAAAAAATATATGGGATCTGTTGTTCCCTACACCGACAACTTTTTTGGAGCTCTTAACAACGCCGTTTTTAGTGATGGATCCTTTGTTTTTATTCCCAAAGGAGTAAGATGCCCCATTGAATTGTCGACCTATTTTCGGATCAACGCCATGAATACAGGTCAATTTGAGCGCACATTGATTGTGGCCGAGGAAGACAGTTACGTTAGCTACCTAGAAGGCTGTACAGCGCCACAACGGGACGAAAACCAATTGCATGCGGCTATTGTTGAGATAGTGACCATGGACAGAGCAGAAGTCAAATACTCCACCGTACAAAACTGGTATCCGGGTGATAAGAACGGCAAAGGAGGTATTTATAATTTCGTGACCAAAAGAGCCCTGTGCAAAGGTGATTATTCGAAAGTAATGTGGACGCAAGTAGAAACAGGCTCAGCCATTACCTGGAAATACCCAAGCTGCATACTCATGGGCAATCATTCTGTAGGAGAATTTTACTCAGTTGCGGTTACCAATAATTACCAACAGGCCGATACAGGTACAAAGATGATTCACATTGGAAAAAACACCCGCAGTGTCATTGTATCAAAAGGTGTTTCTGCCGGCAAAAGCCAAAACAGTTATCGAGGACTTGTTAGGGTCAATAAAAAAGCGGAGAATGCGCGTAACTTTTCCCAATGCGATTCCCTATTAATGGGAGATGAATGTGGAGCACACACCTTTCCTTATCTGGAAATAAATAATAATTCTGCAATAGTAGAACACGAGGCTACCACTTCAAAAATTGGCGAAGACCAAATTTTCTATTGCAACACCCGTGGACTATCAACCGAAGATGCCGTTGGCCTCATCGTTAATGGCTATGTAAAAGAGGTGATCAATCAATTACCCATGGAATTTGCCGTAGAAGCACAGAAGCTATTACAGATAAGTCTGGAAGGCAGTGTTGGTTAA
- the sufC gene encoding Fe-S cluster assembly ATPase SufC, giving the protein MLEIKNLHAKIEDKEILRGINLTIKPGEVHAIMGPNGSGKSTLSSVLAGSDVYEVSEGSANFYGKNFLEMPAEDRAREGLFYSFQYPVEIPGVSMVNFMRTAVNEHRKYNEQKPYTASEFLKLMREKKKLVEIDSKLTNRSVNEGFSGGEKKKNEIFQMAMLQPKVAILDETDSGLDIDALRIVANGVNKLKSKDNSTIIITHYQRLLDYIVPDYVHVLYKGRIVMSAGKELAHELEKKGYDWIKKQFED; this is encoded by the coding sequence ATGCTAGAAATAAAAAATTTACACGCAAAAATAGAGGACAAAGAAATACTTAGAGGCATCAATCTCACCATCAAACCTGGTGAGGTTCATGCTATCATGGGGCCCAATGGATCCGGAAAAAGTACCTTATCATCCGTACTTGCTGGAAGCGATGTTTATGAAGTATCCGAAGGTTCGGCCAACTTCTATGGCAAGAATTTTTTAGAAATGCCAGCAGAAGACCGGGCACGTGAAGGTTTATTCTATAGTTTTCAATATCCGGTGGAAATACCCGGTGTTAGCATGGTAAACTTCATGCGTACAGCAGTCAATGAACACCGCAAGTACAATGAACAGAAACCATACACAGCCAGTGAGTTCTTAAAGCTCATGCGAGAAAAAAAGAAACTCGTTGAGATAGATTCTAAACTCACCAACCGTTCCGTAAACGAAGGATTCTCGGGAGGAGAGAAAAAGAAAAACGAAATTTTTCAGATGGCTATGCTACAACCCAAAGTAGCTATCCTCGACGAAACAGATTCTGGATTGGATATTGACGCCTTACGTATCGTAGCCAATGGCGTTAATAAATTAAAATCCAAAGATAATTCCACTATTATTATCACCCACTACCAACGACTTTTAGATTATATTGTACCTGATTACGTGCATGTGTTGTACAAAGGGAGAATCGTTATGTCGGCTGGAAAAGAACTGGCACACGAACTGGAAAAGAAAGGATACGACTGGATAAAAAAACAATTCGAAGACTAA
- the aroA gene encoding 3-phosphoshikimate 1-carboxyvinyltransferase yields MKYTISAPTNIKPYKVALPTSKSISNRALILNALAYSAQPIKNLSDSDDTQLMLKALQSNSNTFDVGAAGTTMRFLTAFLSKIVGQWTITGSARMKERPIKILVEALNQLGAKIEYIEKEGYPPLRIFGSAMEGGALELPGNVSSQYISALLMIGPSMKNGLQLTLTGDIISRPYIHLTLQMMETYGIQSQWKGNVISVPSGVYQSTSFTVEADWSAASYWFEVAALNKGCELNLQGVKRYSEQGDAKVATLFDQLGVSHKFSQKGLLLRNTGNTAKNFNYNFIEQPDLAQTFAVTCCCLGIPFHFTGLQTLKIKETDRINALITELKKMGFILSSNQVDNLIWDGTTCDKEETPCIATYKDHRMAMAFAPAASSIGSLQIEDPAVVSKSYPKYWEHLKAYGFEFSTKE; encoded by the coding sequence ATGAAATACACTATTTCAGCACCGACCAATATAAAACCATATAAAGTTGCCCTACCCACATCCAAGAGCATCAGTAATCGCGCACTCATACTAAATGCGCTAGCTTACAGTGCCCAGCCTATCAAAAACCTCTCCGATAGTGACGACACACAACTCATGCTAAAGGCTTTACAATCCAACAGCAACACCTTTGATGTAGGAGCAGCAGGCACGACAATGCGCTTTCTCACTGCCTTTTTATCAAAGATAGTGGGACAATGGACCATCACCGGGTCTGCGCGCATGAAAGAACGTCCCATTAAAATTTTAGTAGAAGCATTAAATCAGCTCGGAGCAAAAATAGAATACATCGAAAAAGAAGGCTATCCACCGCTACGAATTTTTGGCAGCGCCATGGAAGGAGGAGCTCTTGAGCTACCTGGTAATGTAAGCAGTCAGTACATATCTGCCTTGCTAATGATTGGTCCCTCCATGAAAAACGGCCTTCAATTGACCTTAACAGGAGATATCATTTCACGACCATACATACATCTGACCTTACAAATGATGGAAACATATGGTATACAATCACAATGGAAAGGAAATGTAATATCCGTACCTTCAGGAGTTTATCAATCCACAAGCTTTACCGTAGAAGCGGACTGGAGTGCAGCATCATACTGGTTTGAAGTAGCAGCTCTCAACAAAGGGTGTGAGCTCAACTTACAGGGCGTAAAGCGCTACAGCGAACAAGGTGACGCTAAAGTAGCAACGCTTTTTGATCAATTAGGAGTAAGCCACAAATTTTCTCAGAAAGGTTTACTTTTAAGAAATACAGGTAACACTGCCAAAAATTTCAATTACAACTTCATAGAACAACCCGATCTGGCACAAACCTTTGCTGTAACATGTTGTTGTTTAGGAATCCCTTTTCATTTCACCGGTTTACAAACCCTCAAAATCAAAGAAACAGATCGCATTAATGCCCTTATCACAGAGCTTAAAAAGATGGGGTTTATACTCTCCTCCAACCAGGTAGACAATTTGATATGGGATGGAACAACCTGTGACAAAGAAGAAACACCTTGCATAGCCACCTATAAAGACCATCGTATGGCCATGGCTTTTGCTCCCGCAGCCTCATCCATTGGTTCTTTACAAATAGAAGATCCCGCTGTGGTTTCTAAATCCTACCCCAAGTACTGGGAACATCTTAAAGCATACGGCTTTGAGTTTTCTACCAAAGAATAA
- the aroB gene encoding 3-dehydroquinate synthase — MQVIEDSESKVYGADDIKKDLSELINKYSRGKVFLLMDTGSHQHCYPKIKEIPEIDTNNIMIIEQGDHHKNIETIAKVWHFLSTNGADRKSLLINLAGGMPCDLGGFAAATFKRGIDFINIPTTLLSQVDASVGGKTGINFHSFKNEIGVFKHAVSVLVCNDFIKTQDQQNIFSGFAEMIKHALIFSEDTWNQLKVFDIRNTNIDALKPLVINSIHIKEHFVKADPTEQNVRKSLNFGHTIGHAFESFAMQNNTPILHGFAVAYGMIVELYLGHKNCGFPLSKLQEINRILSAIYGHFTFSQKDFESLFYLMTHDKKNEKNKINFTLLEDIGQIKINQTCTKEEIFEALEFYLNQ, encoded by the coding sequence ATGCAAGTAATTGAAGATAGCGAATCAAAGGTGTATGGAGCCGATGACATAAAGAAAGATCTTTCTGAACTAATAAATAAGTACAGCCGAGGCAAAGTTTTCCTTTTAATGGATACAGGATCGCACCAACACTGCTATCCCAAAATTAAGGAAATACCAGAAATTGATACCAATAATATAATGATCATTGAGCAGGGTGATCATCACAAGAATATAGAAACAATTGCTAAGGTATGGCATTTTTTAAGCACCAATGGTGCCGACAGAAAATCACTCCTCATCAACCTAGCTGGAGGTATGCCATGTGATTTAGGTGGCTTTGCAGCAGCCACCTTTAAAAGAGGAATTGATTTCATCAACATACCCACCACGCTACTTAGTCAGGTCGATGCCAGTGTAGGAGGAAAAACAGGCATCAATTTTCACAGTTTTAAAAATGAGATAGGCGTTTTTAAACATGCTGTATCAGTATTGGTATGCAATGACTTTATAAAAACCCAGGATCAACAAAATATATTTTCGGGCTTTGCCGAGATGATCAAACATGCACTTATCTTTTCAGAGGACACATGGAATCAACTAAAGGTATTTGACATTCGTAACACGAACATAGATGCACTAAAACCGCTTGTTATTAACTCTATACATATAAAAGAGCACTTTGTTAAAGCAGATCCTACCGAACAAAACGTAAGAAAATCATTGAACTTCGGGCATACCATTGGGCATGCTTTCGAAAGCTTTGCCATGCAAAACAATACGCCCATCTTACATGGCTTTGCAGTGGCCTATGGCATGATTGTGGAACTATACCTCGGACATAAAAACTGTGGTTTTCCTTTGTCTAAACTTCAGGAAATAAACCGAATTCTGAGTGCCATTTATGGTCATTTTACATTCTCTCAAAAGGACTTTGAATCATTGTTCTATTTGATGACCCACGACAAGAAAAACGAGAAAAATAAAATTAACTTCACCCTGCTGGAAGACATTGGTCAAATAAAGATCAACCAAACCTGCACTAAGGAGGAGATTTTTGAAGCTCTTGAATTTTATTTAAATCAATAA
- the dprA gene encoding DNA-processing protein DprA, whose protein sequence is MDSLLKYKIAISLVKGLGPRLIRNVIAYLGSIEAVFTEKERVLAKIPGVGEKQASVISNSHVMERAEEEIEFVLKNNIRTHFFLDDGFPARLNNCDDGPVMLYSKGKHALTGKRMLAVVGTRKVTEDGKRNCRNFICELSKNNPSITIVSGLAYGVDICAHRAALEFGLPTIAVLAHGLDRIYPKMHTPETEELMTDGALLTEYRSGTVPDKPNFVKRNRIVAGLTDATLVVESAIKGGALITAYLAQSYNRDVLALPGRVDDEFSKGCNKLIKSQVAAMVENAEDLLYALNWEPENGYKAAEQLSLFEEPTGEAGLIYKLIKREKEVSVNFLSVSSGIPVSRVSSLLLKLEFDGLLKSLPGNRYRCL, encoded by the coding sequence TTGGATAGTCTGTTAAAATATAAAATCGCCATTAGTCTGGTGAAAGGTTTAGGGCCACGGCTAATTAGGAATGTGATTGCCTATCTTGGAAGTATAGAAGCTGTTTTTACGGAGAAGGAGCGAGTGTTGGCTAAAATTCCTGGGGTAGGTGAAAAACAGGCTTCTGTTATTTCTAACTCTCATGTGATGGAGCGTGCAGAAGAGGAGATTGAGTTTGTTCTAAAAAATAATATCAGGACCCATTTTTTTTTGGACGATGGTTTTCCTGCCCGTTTGAATAATTGTGATGATGGGCCAGTGATGCTATATAGTAAAGGAAAGCATGCGTTAACAGGAAAGAGAATGTTGGCCGTAGTAGGTACTCGAAAGGTAACAGAGGATGGTAAACGTAATTGCCGGAATTTTATTTGTGAATTGTCTAAAAACAACCCATCTATTACTATCGTAAGTGGGTTGGCTTATGGGGTTGACATTTGTGCACATAGAGCAGCTTTAGAGTTTGGTTTGCCTACTATTGCTGTTTTGGCCCACGGTTTAGATCGCATTTATCCTAAAATGCATACGCCGGAGACAGAGGAGTTGATGACAGATGGTGCTTTATTGACTGAATATAGAAGTGGAACGGTACCGGATAAACCGAATTTTGTAAAGCGAAACCGTATTGTGGCAGGTTTAACTGATGCTACATTGGTGGTAGAGTCAGCCATTAAAGGTGGGGCATTGATTACCGCTTACCTGGCGCAATCGTATAACAGGGATGTGTTGGCCCTACCCGGTAGGGTGGATGATGAGTTCAGTAAGGGGTGTAACAAGTTAATCAAGTCACAAGTGGCTGCGATGGTGGAGAATGCGGAGGATTTGCTTTATGCCTTGAATTGGGAACCGGAGAATGGGTACAAGGCTGCGGAGCAACTGTCGCTGTTCGAGGAACCAACGGGGGAGGCGGGGCTGATTTATAAGTTGATTAAAAGGGAAAAAGAGGTCTCTGTTAATTTTTTAAGTGTTTCGTCTGGAATACCAGTGTCTCGAGTATCTTCACTGCTGCTAAAACTCGAGTTTGATGGACTATTAAAATCTTTACCTGGAAACCGATATAGGTGCTTATAG